One window of Bos javanicus breed banteng chromosome 1, ARS-OSU_banteng_1.0, whole genome shotgun sequence genomic DNA carries:
- the GHSR gene encoding growth hormone secretagogue receptor type 1, with the protein MWNATRSEEPGPNLTLPDLGWDALPDNDSLTDELPPLFPAPLLAGVTATCVALFVVGIAGNLLTMLVVSRFRELRTTTNLYLSSMAFSDLLIFLCMPLDLVRLWHYRPWNLGDLLCKLFQFVSESCTYATVLTITALSVERYFAICFPLRAKVVITKGRVKLVILVIWAVAFCSAGPIFVLVGVEHENGTDPRDTNECRATEFAVRSGLLTVMVWVSSVFFFLPVFCLTVLYSLIGRKLWRRRRGEAAVGASLRDQNHKQTVKMLAVVVFAFILCWLPFHVGRYLFSKSFEPGSVEIAQISQYCNLVSFVLFYLSAAINPILYNIMSKKYRVAVFKLLGFEPFSQRKLSTLKDESSRAWTESSINT; encoded by the exons ATGTGGAATGCGACGCGGAGCGAGGAGCCGGGGCCCAACCTCACGCTGCCGGACCTGGGTTGGGACGCTCTCCCCGACAATGACTCGCTGACTGACGAGCTGCCACCCCTCTTCCCCGCGCCGCTGCTGGCGGGCGTCACAGCCACCTGCGTGGCGCTCTTCGTGGTGGGCATCGCGGGCAACCTGCTCACCATGCTGGTGGTGTCGCGTTTCCGCGAGCTGCGTACCACCACCAACCTCTACCTGTCCAGCATGGCCTTCTCCGACTTACTCATCTTCCTCTGCATGCCCCTCGACCTCGTGCGCCTCTGGCATTACCGGCCCTGGAACTTGGGCGACCTGCTCTGCAAACTCTTCCAGTTTGTCAGCGAGAGCTGCACCTACGCTACGGTGCTCACCATCACCGCGCTGAGCGTCGAGCGCTACTTCGCCATCTGCTTCCCGCTGCGGGCCAAGGTGGTGATCACCAAGGGCCGGGTGAAGCTCGTCATCCTGGTCATCTGGGCCGTGGCTTTCTGCAGCGCCGGGCCCATCTTCGTGCTGGTCGGAGTGGAGCATGAGAATGGCACCGACCCTCGGGACACCAACGAGTGCCGAGCGACCGAGTTCGCCGTGCGCTCCGGACTGCTCACAGTCATGGTGTGGGTGTCCAGCGTCTTCTTCTTCCTGCCTGTTTTCTGCCTCACTGTGCTCTACAGCCTCATCGGCAGGAAGTTGTGGAGGAGGAGACGCGGCGAGGCGGCGGTGGGCGCCTCGCTCAGAGACCAGAACCACAAACAGACCGTGAAGATGCTGG ctgtagtggtttttgctttCATCCTCTGCTGGCTGCCCTTCCATGTAGGAcgatatttattttccaaatcctTCGAGCCTGGCTCTGTGGAGATCGCGCAGATCAGCCAATACTGCAACCTCGTCTCTTTCGTCCTCTTCTACCTCAGTGCCGCCATCAACCCTATTCTCTACAACATCATGTCCAAGAAGTACCGGGTGGCAGTGTTCAAACTTCTGGGATTTGAACCCTTCTCCCAGAGGAAGCTCTCCACTCTAAAGGATGAAAGTTCTCGGGCCTGGACAGAATCTAGTATTAATACATGA